A region of Nostoc sp. 'Peltigera membranacea cyanobiont' N6 DNA encodes the following proteins:
- a CDS encoding DHA2 family efflux MFS transporter permease subunit → MATNIKRSSTDQFGYVHGPLKWAIAFTASLGAILEVIDTSIVNVALTDIQATLGATVSEVGWVVSGYAIANVVLIPLSAWLGDYFGRKTYFIFSLIGFTISSILCGLSFNLPMLIAARILQGLCGGGLLAKAQAILFETFPPAEQGLAQAVFGVGVIAGPAIGPTLGGFLVDGLGWRWIFFVNIPFGIVAVAMSLAFLPKNKDKGDTQNQAVDWWGIGFLIVAVGSLQTVLEEGEQDDWFSSSFIITLTILGIIGLGLFIWREMKTDHPAVDLRVLHHRSLAAGSVLSAVVGMGLYGALFAVPIFAQSVLQFTATQTGLLLAPGALASAIGMVLLGKLTSIVDARFLIAIGAVGSSGVMFQLAAITPQTGIDDLFWPLVWRGAFTVFMFLPLSLAVLGPLPKKDVSAGSGFYNLTRQLGGSIGIALLTTLLDRRQTFHRDILLSKLSPYDPETNQRLDFLNGALQNQGMDATTAQQQALALLSQTVDTQAAVLSYADCFRVVGIGFLCSLPLLLFLGKGGAGVKAPVGH, encoded by the coding sequence ATGGCTACTAATATTAAACGTTCTAGTACCGATCAATTTGGTTATGTCCACGGGCCATTGAAGTGGGCGATCGCCTTCACTGCTTCATTAGGTGCAATTTTAGAAGTAATTGATACTAGTATTGTTAACGTCGCTCTCACCGACATTCAAGCAACCTTGGGTGCAACTGTAAGTGAAGTGGGTTGGGTAGTTAGCGGATATGCGATCGCTAACGTCGTCTTAATTCCCTTATCTGCATGGTTAGGAGATTACTTTGGGCGTAAAACCTACTTTATCTTCTCGCTGATTGGTTTTACGATTTCCTCTATTTTATGTGGGCTATCCTTCAATCTCCCAATGTTGATCGCCGCCCGGATTCTCCAGGGTTTATGCGGTGGTGGATTGCTAGCGAAAGCTCAGGCGATTTTGTTCGAGACTTTTCCCCCAGCCGAACAAGGTTTGGCTCAAGCAGTTTTTGGTGTAGGTGTAATTGCTGGCCCGGCAATTGGCCCAACACTAGGAGGATTCTTAGTAGATGGTTTAGGCTGGCGCTGGATTTTCTTTGTGAACATTCCCTTTGGGATCGTGGCAGTAGCCATGTCTTTAGCATTTTTGCCCAAGAATAAGGACAAAGGCGATACCCAAAACCAAGCTGTTGATTGGTGGGGAATCGGGTTTTTAATTGTGGCTGTGGGCAGCTTACAAACTGTATTAGAAGAAGGAGAGCAAGATGACTGGTTTTCCTCTAGTTTCATCATCACTCTGACCATTCTGGGCATTATTGGCTTGGGGTTGTTTATTTGGCGAGAGATGAAAACAGATCATCCTGCCGTGGATTTGAGAGTTTTGCATCACCGTTCTCTAGCTGCGGGAAGCGTTCTCTCAGCAGTGGTGGGTATGGGGCTTTATGGCGCACTCTTTGCTGTGCCAATATTTGCTCAGAGTGTACTGCAATTTACGGCAACACAGACAGGACTATTATTAGCACCTGGGGCTTTAGCATCTGCGATCGGGATGGTTTTATTAGGTAAACTCACTAGCATAGTTGATGCCCGATTTTTAATTGCGATCGGTGCTGTCGGCTCATCTGGAGTCATGTTTCAACTAGCAGCAATTACCCCACAAACTGGTATAGATGATTTATTTTGGCCATTGGTATGGCGCGGAGCCTTTACTGTATTTATGTTTCTCCCTTTAAGTTTGGCAGTTTTAGGCCCACTACCCAAAAAAGATGTTTCTGCTGGTTCTGGTTTCTATAACCTGACTCGACAACTAGGTGGCAGTATCGGCATTGCGCTGCTTACTACTCTGCTCGATCGACGACAGACTTTTCATCGAGACATCTTGTTATCAAAACTTAGTCCTTACGATCCAGAAACCAATCAGCGCCTCGATTTCCTGAATGGGGCACTGCAAAATCAAGGTATGGATGCGACAACGGCTCAACAACAAGCACTAGCTTTATTAAGTCAAACTGTAGATACTCAAGCTGCTGTTTTATCTTATGCAGATTGCTTTCGAGTCGTAGGCATAGGGTTCCTTTGCTCATTACCTTTGTTACTATTCCTGGGCAAAGGCGGTGCAGGAGTAAAAGCGCCAGTCGGTCACTAG
- the cysH gene encoding phosphoadenosine phosphosulfate reductase — protein MTVSTASINQTIAFDLEKLNEQFETATPKEILAWSIENIPTGLVQTSAFNVDDMIITHILYSELKHPVPVIFLDTLHHFPESLELVAKAIQIYNLDLQTFKTPDVNTREAFEAKYGDKLWDKDIAKFHHITKIEPLLRGLDELNSVAWITGRRRDQAVTRANMPIFELDGKGRLKVNPIATWTRQDSWVYVAEHGVIYNPLHDQGYPSIGDQPITTKVGEGEDERAGRWRGSDKTECGIHI, from the coding sequence ATGACAGTCTCCACGGCATCTATAAACCAAACGATCGCTTTTGACTTAGAAAAATTAAATGAGCAATTTGAAACTGCCACTCCCAAAGAAATACTGGCATGGTCTATAGAGAATATCCCAACGGGATTGGTGCAAACAAGCGCCTTTAACGTGGATGACATGATAATTACCCATATTCTTTACAGTGAACTGAAGCATCCCGTTCCTGTAATTTTTCTCGACACCTTGCACCACTTCCCTGAAAGCCTAGAATTAGTAGCCAAAGCCATACAAATCTACAACCTGGATTTGCAAACTTTCAAAACTCCAGATGTAAATACCCGCGAAGCCTTTGAAGCCAAATACGGCGACAAACTCTGGGACAAGGATATTGCCAAATTCCACCACATTACAAAAATTGAACCACTACTACGAGGTCTAGACGAACTCAACAGCGTCGCTTGGATCACAGGCCGCCGCCGCGATCAAGCAGTCACCCGTGCTAATATGCCCATATTTGAATTAGACGGAAAAGGACGGCTAAAAGTAAATCCCATAGCTACTTGGACACGCCAAGACAGCTGGGTTTACGTTGCTGAACATGGAGTCATCTATAACCCACTCCACGACCAAGGTTATCCCAGTATTGGCGACCAACCCATCACCACCAAAGTAGGTGAAGGCGAAGACGAACGCGCCGGACGCTGGCGGGGAAGTGATAAAACAGAATGTGGAATTCATATCTAG